A single window of uncultured Methanospirillum sp. DNA harbors:
- a CDS encoding MTH865 family protein: MRDELFTHWINALGGVSFPVSSKESVFSGLPKGAEGNMTVGGLVVCNVGELFEKFLKPSDFPINSAEDLVRLIFDRAGI, from the coding sequence ATGAGAGATGAGCTGTTCACTCACTGGATCAATGCACTCGGCGGTGTTTCATTTCCGGTTTCTTCAAAAGAGTCAGTTTTTTCCGGACTTCCCAAAGGTGCTGAAGGTAATATGACTGTGGGGGGATTGGTTGTCTGTAATGTTGGAGAACTATTTGAAAAGTTTCTTAAACCCTCTGACTTCCCAATAAACTCGGCAGAAGACCTTGTTCGTCTGATATTCGATCGCGCAGGAATATAG